A stretch of Fulvia fulva chromosome 4, complete sequence DNA encodes these proteins:
- a CDS encoding 60S ribosomal protein L36, with the protein MPKEVKQKSGLIVGLNAGHQVTPRQPKPRVSRMKGHLSKRTAFVRDVVKEVSGLAPYERRVIELLRNSKDKRARKLAKKRLGTFGRAKRKVDEMTKVIAESRRAGH; encoded by the exons ATGCCCAAGGAAGTCAAGCAGAAGTCTGGCTTGATCGTTGGCCTCAATGCTGGCCAC CAAGTCACCCCTCGCCAGCCAAAGCCGCGTGTCTCGCGCATGAAGGGTCACTTGAGCAAGCGCACCGCTTTCGTCCGTGATGTCGTCAAGGAGGTCTCCGG CCTCGCCCCATACGAGCGCCGCGTTATCGAACTCCTCCGCAACAGCAAAGACAAGCGTGCCCGCAAGCTCGCAAAGAAGAGACTCGGAACCTTCGGCCGCGCCAAGCGCAAGGTTGACGAGATGACCAAGGTCATCGCCGAGAGCAGGAGGGCCGGTCACTAA